The Dehalococcoidia bacterium genome has a window encoding:
- the cobT gene encoding nicotinate-nucleotide--dimethylbenzimidazole phosphoribosyltransferase — MQLINKIKKSIDSKTKPIGSLGLIETISKKICLIQKTTKPILNQPKIIVFAGDHGIANSGVSSYPQEVTHQMVRNFLNGGAGINVFSRTHSIDLLIVDSGVNYKFDKTEKLINKKIDFGTKSFINQKAMSERQLEDCFKHGKDLVQEISKLGTNIIGFGEMGIGNTSSAAMIMSYLLDISLEKCVGIGTGLSEKQLIKKRKLLLDAKSFHGNINDCYKVLQTFGGFEIVQMTSAMLESYKQNMIIMVDGFISSCAFLAASKINSKIINNTFFCHLSSEKGHNLLLQKINERAILSLEMRLGEGTGCALAYPIIQNSVNFINEMATFENAKVSSKSND; from the coding sequence ATGCAATTAATTAACAAAATTAAGAAATCAATAGATTCTAAGACTAAGCCAATTGGTTCACTTGGATTAATTGAAACTATTTCCAAAAAGATTTGCCTAATTCAAAAGACCACTAAACCTATCCTAAACCAGCCTAAAATAATTGTGTTTGCAGGCGATCATGGAATAGCAAATTCTGGTGTAAGTTCCTATCCTCAAGAAGTTACACATCAAATGGTTAGGAATTTTTTGAATGGTGGGGCGGGGATAAATGTTTTTTCTAGGACTCACTCAATTGATTTATTAATTGTAGATTCGGGTGTGAATTATAAATTTGATAAAACTGAAAAATTAATTAATAAAAAAATAGATTTCGGTACAAAAAGTTTTATTAATCAAAAAGCTATGTCTGAAAGACAATTAGAAGACTGCTTCAAACATGGGAAAGATTTAGTGCAAGAAATTTCAAAATTAGGAACAAATATTATTGGATTTGGTGAAATGGGAATTGGTAATACGTCTTCAGCTGCAATGATTATGAGTTATTTACTGGATATATCTTTAGAAAAATGTGTAGGAATTGGAACAGGATTATCAGAGAAACAACTCATAAAGAAAAGAAAATTATTATTGGATGCTAAGAGTTTTCATGGAAATATTAATGATTGCTATAAAGTTTTACAGACATTTGGAGGATTTGAAATTGTTCAAATGACTTCAGCAATGCTTGAATCATATAAACAAAATATGATCATAATGGTTGATGGATTCATATCTTCTTGTGCATTTTTAGCAGCTTCAAAAATCAATTCAAAAATTATAAATAATACATTCTTTTGTCATTTGAGTTCTGAGAAGGGTCATAATTTATTGCTGCAAAAGATTAATGAAAGAGCGATATTAAGTTTAGAAATGAGACTTGGAGAAGGAACAGGTTGTGCTCTTGCATATCCAATAATTCAAAATTCAGTAAATTTTATTAATGAAATGGCTACATTTGAAAATGCTAAAGTGAGCTCTAAATCAAATGATTAA
- a CDS encoding peptidyl-alpha-hydroxyglycine alpha-amidating lyase family protein, which produces MIDNNTKFSPVAFWAKLPHPMRFHEATSVATDSNDNVYVYNRGLFPLIIFDKEGNYINHWGQGEFDRPHGIRIDENDDLFLIDDIGHIVQKRSKEGRIIFTIGERGKAAEWQGGDYFNRPTDVAIDRQTGNIFVSDGYGNSRIHKFDSLGKHILSWGKPGSEDGEFSLPHNISIFDKDKIALCDRENFRVQIFDFNGNYLDQWHFHRPIAIYSDQYSKEVYIAEAGAPDVQAGVPNLGLRVVIVNENGDMISSFGKGTLGEEPDQLIAPHGIAVDTQGSVYIAEVSFTAFGSNQDPQREVVSLKKWERS; this is translated from the coding sequence ATGATAGATAATAATACAAAATTTTCACCTGTAGCATTTTGGGCAAAACTACCTCATCCAATGAGATTTCATGAAGCTACAAGTGTGGCAACAGATTCAAATGATAATGTTTATGTTTATAATAGAGGCTTATTTCCTCTAATTATTTTTGATAAAGAAGGAAATTATATAAATCATTGGGGTCAGGGTGAATTTGATAGACCTCATGGAATAAGAATTGATGAAAATGATGACCTTTTTTTAATTGATGATATTGGACATATAGTCCAAAAGAGATCTAAGGAAGGTAGAATTATATTCACAATCGGAGAAAGAGGAAAAGCCGCAGAATGGCAAGGTGGAGACTATTTTAATAGACCAACTGACGTTGCAATTGATAGACAAACAGGAAATATATTTGTTTCTGACGGTTATGGGAATTCTAGAATCCATAAGTTTGATAGTTTAGGGAAACATATCTTAAGTTGGGGTAAACCAGGATCAGAAGATGGAGAATTTTCACTTCCTCACAATATAAGTATTTTTGATAAAGATAAGATAGCACTTTGTGATAGAGAAAATTTCAGAGTTCAAATTTTTGATTTTAATGGTAATTATCTTGATCAATGGCATTTTCATAGACCAATTGCTATTTATTCTGATCAGTACTCAAAAGAAGTATATATTGCTGAAGCCGGTGCTCCTGATGTGCAAGCAGGAGTTCCAAATTTAGGATTAAGAGTAGTCATTGTGAATGAAAATGGCGATATGATTTCATCTTTTGGGAAAGGAACATTAGGAGAGGAACCTGATCAATTAATAGCTCCTCATGGAATTGCAGTTGATACTCAAGGCTCAGTTTACATTGCAGAGGTTTCTTTTACTGCTTTTGGTTCAAATCAAGATCCTCAAAGAGAAGTTGTTTCTTTAAAAAAATGGGAAAGAAGTTAG
- a CDS encoding adenosylcobinamide-GDP ribazoletransferase, whose protein sequence is MKEEIKIFFTSLMFYTRIPCPKYVDHSEEYLNKATRYFPLVGIIVGVISFIFYWISNQIFNVQISVIISIASGILVTGAFHEDGFADTFDGFGGGWTKEKILEIMKDSRVGVYGVISIVILLFLKIFSLTSLVLIIQSNFDQTSELIIFMIFITYHSISRLTAINIVFTSDYSRADELGKSKPVAKNNTFTEIFISYLWGLIPLLGLTYFSALYLLVVFPLLFLFIYSSRYFKKYIGGYTGDCLGAVEQLSELTCLLFFLALTKFLT, encoded by the coding sequence ATTAAAGAAGAAATAAAGATATTTTTTACTTCATTAATGTTTTATACCAGGATTCCATGTCCTAAATATGTTGATCATTCAGAAGAATACTTAAATAAAGCAACTAGATATTTCCCATTAGTTGGAATTATTGTTGGAGTTATAAGTTTTATTTTCTATTGGATTTCTAATCAAATTTTCAATGTTCAAATTAGTGTAATAATTTCAATTGCTTCAGGAATATTAGTAACAGGGGCATTTCACGAAGATGGTTTTGCAGACACTTTTGATGGATTTGGTGGAGGTTGGACTAAAGAAAAAATTCTTGAAATCATGAAGGATAGTAGAGTAGGAGTATATGGAGTTATCTCAATAGTAATACTTTTATTTCTAAAGATATTTTCCTTAACTTCTTTAGTTTTAATAATTCAATCAAATTTTGACCAAACTAGTGAATTGATAATTTTTATGATTTTTATAACTTATCACTCGATATCTAGGTTAACTGCAATAAATATAGTTTTTACGTCTGATTATTCAAGAGCTGATGAATTAGGAAAGTCCAAACCGGTTGCAAAAAATAATACTTTTACAGAAATATTTATTTCTTATTTATGGGGATTAATACCCTTGTTAGGACTAACTTATTTTTCTGCTTTATATTTATTGGTAGTTTTTCCACTTTTATTCTTATTTATTTATTCTTCAAGATATTTCAAAAAATATATAGGTGGATATACTGGAGATTGTCTTGGGGCCGTAGAACAATTATCTGAATTAACATGCTTATTATTTTTTTTAGCCTTAACAAAATTTTTAACATAG
- a CDS encoding peptidyl-alpha-hydroxyglycine alpha-amidating lyase family protein has protein sequence MTTTKIIYEPVQNWAKLPMGISFYGDCGGVAVDSKDNVYVFNRGTDPICVFDQNGNFLRSFGHGDFDRPHGIEIDSEDNIYLVDDGPGNFVQKRKNNGDIIFTVGERGTEAPWQGGEMFNRPTDIAIHPSTGELFVSDGYGNSRIHKLTPDGKHILSWGVPGTGDGQFSLPHNISMIGDDKVIVADRENFRLQIFDLNGNYLDQWHLHHPMSVTEGKNGDKNLYIGEMGPPDVQKGVPGLGNRIVVLSPEGEKISDFGDGLPGQNIDQFVAPHGVTTDSKGDVYVGEVAWTWWGSKQDPKPLGELNSLRKWTRK, from the coding sequence ATGACTACAACTAAAATTATCTATGAGCCTGTTCAGAACTGGGCAAAATTACCCATGGGAATATCTTTTTATGGAGATTGTGGTGGTGTTGCAGTAGACTCAAAAGATAATGTATATGTATTCAATAGAGGAACTGATCCAATATGTGTTTTTGACCAAAATGGAAATTTTTTGAGGTCTTTTGGTCATGGAGACTTTGATCGACCACATGGTATAGAAATTGATTCTGAAGATAATATTTACTTAGTTGATGATGGCCCTGGAAATTTTGTTCAAAAGAGAAAAAATAATGGTGATATTATTTTTACAGTAGGTGAAAGAGGTACAGAAGCACCTTGGCAAGGAGGAGAAATGTTTAATAGACCTACTGATATTGCTATTCATCCTTCGACAGGGGAATTATTTGTTTCGGATGGCTATGGTAACTCTAGAATTCATAAACTTACACCTGACGGAAAACATATACTGAGTTGGGGAGTTCCAGGAACTGGAGATGGACAATTTTCTCTTCCTCATAATATTTCCATGATAGGTGATGATAAAGTAATTGTTGCTGATAGAGAAAATTTTAGGTTACAAATATTTGACTTAAATGGAAATTATCTCGATCAATGGCACCTTCATCATCCAATGTCAGTCACTGAAGGAAAAAATGGAGATAAAAATCTCTACATAGGTGAAATGGGACCACCAGATGTTCAAAAGGGAGTTCCTGGATTAGGGAATAGAATAGTAGTTCTTAGTCCTGAAGGTGAAAAGATCAGTGATTTTGGAGATGGATTACCTGGACAAAATATAGATCAGTTTGTTGCGCCTCATGGCGTTACTACAGATTCTAAAGGAGATGTTTATGTTGGAGAAGTAGCATGGACCTGGTGGGGATCTAAACAAGATCCAAAGCCATTAGGAGAGTTGAACTCTTTAAGAAAATGGACAAGGAAATAG